CGCCGCCGGTACGCCTATTCTAGCTCAGGAGAATGTTGAAGAGCTCATCCCAGTCCCTCAGGAAATGGTTCGCAATATCGATGGCGCTTTCCTACTTCGGGTTCGCGGCGATTCAATGATCGGCGAGCACATCATGCCCCGTGACCTTGTGGTAGTGAAACCGCAAGATACCGCAGTTCATGGCGATATGGTAGCAGTGCTAATCGGCGATGAAGCGACGGTAAAACGAATTCAATTCCTAGATACCGAAGTCCGTCTCATGCCCGCCAATCCTGCCTACGAGCCAATCATCATCGACCGCGAGGACACCTGCATTATCGGCAAAATTGTCGGCCTAATGCGAGACTACGAAGGAATGGCGTTTTAGAGAAGCTGTCAGCTATCAGCCATCTGTTCGTAGTGCCTTCGCCTCGCCGGCTCTTTCTCTAAACGTTCCCAAGGGACGTCATTCCAAGCCTGTCAAGAAATCATCTTGAAGGCCCTTCAACTACGCTCAGACTGACTTGATTTTTATTTGTAGGGGCGTAGCTTGCTGCGCTCTCCGGAGGGCAGGGCAAGCCCTGCCCCTACATCGGAAGGGAAAGATTGATGGGCAGATCCCCTTTTATTCCCTTAATATATGGGTAGAAATGGGGTTGCTTGAAAGTCTTTCAGGAAAAAAGAGGATATCGGGATAGCAATCGCGAAAGAATATCTAACGCTCTAAGACTTTGTGACTAATTTCAGGTCTTTAGTCTGCTTGCAAGTGGTTATGAATATTGTAAAATATCAATTATTAGCGAACAAATACTTGTATAACCTGAGGATACGAAAGGTGCCAAGTTTGATGATGCATATGAGATCAGGAGATCGTAATGGGTAATCCTCAAATAATCTTTTGGGTAAGCCTTTGTTTAGGTGTTGGATATACTTTCATTGCTCTTTTGATGGGCAGCATCGGAGATGTCGGGTCCGATACCGGCGGAGGTGATGTGGGCGACACGGGAGGAGATGTCGGCCTTGCCGATACAGGAATTGGTGATTTGGGCGATACCTCGGGTGATGCGGGTGGAGATTTTGGCAGCAGCGATGTTGGTGATGGGGATGCAAGTGGTTCGGTAGATTACGGTTCAACGCACATGGAGGCGGGGCCAAGCTTTGGCGCGCATTTAATGAGCTTTTTGAGTCCTATGATCCTCTCGATATTTGCCACCGGCTTTGGAGCATTTGGGCTGATAGCGTATGCGCTCTCAAAATGGTTCGAAATAAGCGTTGGATTTGGAATACTTGGGGGACTCGGCTTAACGATCGTTCTGGTAAAACTCCTTCGCTCAATTTATGGAAAAGCCGAAATTACCAGTCATCTACACTC
This genomic stretch from bacterium harbors:
- the lexA gene encoding transcriptional repressor LexA, with protein sequence MTRGLTKRQEAILQFILDYIQRIGYPPSIREIGKQFEIGSLRGVTVHLDALQRKGYISRGVTPRSIRVIHPAYQASNNAVMLPLLGTIAAGTPILAQENVEELIPVPQEMVRNIDGAFLLRVRGDSMIGEHIMPRDLVVVKPQDTAVHGDMVAVLIGDEATVKRIQFLDTEVRLMPANPAYEPIIIDREDTCIIGKIVGLMRDYEGMAF